The following coding sequences are from one Rhipicephalus microplus isolate Deutch F79 chromosome 3, USDA_Rmic, whole genome shotgun sequence window:
- the LOC142804182 gene encoding uncharacterized protein LOC142804182, translating into MSHASRFCISQALVTLLLLPFSPTILTATDNPVPLPPLGQPSDDRNQEHGFFFVWPDMVRRDFCAAPSSVTSPVPAAYLNSCWHDYRFSGQAGGADIMSHASRFCISQALVTLLLLPFSPTILTATDNPVPLPPLGQPSDDRNQEHGFFFVWPDMVRRDFCAAPSSVTSPVPAAYLNSCWHDYRFSGQAGGADIMSHASRFCISQVVIIPEPHAK; encoded by the exons ATGTCTCACGCATCCCGCTTCTGCATTTCGCAGGCTTTGGTTACGCTGCTACTGCTGCCGTTTTCACCGACGATACTCACGGCAACGGACAATCCAGTCCCGCTGCCACCGCTGGGCCAACCTTCGGACGACCGCAATCAAGAACATGGCTTTTTCTTCGTTTGGCCTGACATGGTGCGCCGGGATTTCTGCGCAGCACCATCCTCGGTGACGTCGCCAGTTCCAGCGGCCTACTTAAACAGCTGCTGGCACGACTACCGCTTCAGTGGGCAAGCGGGCGGCGCCGACATCATGTCTCACGCATCCCGCTTCTGCATTTCGCAGGCTTTGGTTACGCTGCTACTGCTGCCGTTTTCACCGACGATACTCACGGCAACGGACAATCCAGTCCCGCTGCCACCGCTGGGCCAACCTTCGGACGACCGCAATCAAGAACATGGCTTTTTCTTCGTTTGGCCTGACATGGTGCGCCGGGATTTCTGCGCAGCACCATCCTCGGTGACGTCGCCAGTTCCAGCGGCCTACTTAAACAGCTGCTGGCACGACTACCGCTTCAGTGGGCAAGCGGGCGGCGCCGACATCATGTCTCACGCATCCCGCTTCTGCATTTCGCAG GTAGTAATCATCCCGGAACCACACGCCAAGTAG